CTAAGACAGTATTTACTCGTTATAAATTCAGTCGATACAAAAATGAGCTTATAGAGCAGATTCCTGGTATATGTGTTGAAAACTCATTTCAATGTTATCAAATGTAGAGGCTAAAGAAAATGAGACAGTGATTCAAAGAAATAATGAGAACAGCGATAAGTTTATAACGAACCATTCAATATTTGTAAAACTACCAGTAAATTACAGTGTCACCTTAATGACTTTTAATAATTCATGAATTAACATTGACATTATTAATAGCGAATTTTCAAAAGTATTTAATTCTTTTAATACTCATGGAGGACTAACATTCAGTTTCGTATTCAATTCTGTGGTTGACCAGTAACTAATATGGTAAATTTTACACACTTGAAAGCTACTTGTTTTTCAAGTTACAGAATTACATTAGAGTGCATTCGCactttatgaaaaatattagaaaataggTCCTATGAGTGAATACTGATCCCAAGTTTCTATGGGTGTTGAGATTAAAATATCATTTGTTTTGAAAATCTCTGTGCGATTCCTTAGGCCTGTTTTACCAGTTAtaagttaattaaaaaaaaaaaaaaaaaaaacagtataCAACATACGTaagttacatatttttatttttgtgatAGTTTCTGTATTAtggatttaaattttattaattctcATTTTTTAAGGAAAAAGTTCCTTTTGTTGAAAATACGTATAAATTGTATCCAACAGATTTTAATTAAGGTATAAAACTGTTGTGGCAAAATGTTGTTTTGCCACATGACCACAGAATGAGCGATGTTTAAACAATCTCATGAGACCACAATCTGATTAGATCCAAATTGAATGATGCATCACCGAAAAATCGTTCGCCGTTCCCACCGAAAAATCCATCCCGTGGCTAGTTGCCGTTTCTTATACACACGACTTTCGCCTGCGGGACGTGCATCGAGAGACGTCGAGAGTAGAGGGTAAAAGGGAGCGGAGCGAGAACGCCAAAAGGGCCATAGTAGGGGTAAGAAAAACGGCGCAAGAAAAAGAAAGGGGGAAGGGTGGCGGgacgagaaagagagaaaaaacgACGTCCATTGAGAATTACGGTATTCGTCGAGCAGGGGAACGGGCCCCGCCAGGTCTGTGGAGCTTATTAGAAACTCAGGGCTGCGGGTAAGCGTGTGCGCGAGCGCGTGTAATATTATTTCCTTGTGAAACGAGGGTCTAAGGCCGATCAAATGCCGATGGTAGAATCTAGTACGTTCGTCCATTACCACGCCTAGGAATAAGTTCCTGCTAAGCCACAAGATCTCGTCTAGGCACAGGAACCACGCCTAGACACAAAATTCAACCCAGACACAGTCTAGACATTAGAACCCAGCCTAAGCATAGAATCTAGCCTAGGCACAGTTGCAATCCGATGCCTATCTTCTAACGTGAATCCTGACATCTACTAATAGGATTTCCGCCAAAGCGGCATATGTAGATTTCTGGAGTCTACCAACTCCATTATGTGTAATGGTTTATTGTATGTGGAACATACATAACTGTGTACTGAAGCCACGGTAAAAAACCGAGATGTATGGAATAATATAGCAACATCTCTTTTAGAGGCCCCTTGTGTAGGAAAGGTAACAGAAAGAGATAGGGATATAATATGTTTGTATTCTAATGTTTGATTCACGGACTTCTCATTGGAACTACACCTAATGTCCCATTATTCATATACCTTATACATACACACATGGGAAACTCTCACCTGGAGCATCATATGTGGATTTCCGGAGCTTACTAATATGGACTATGGATAAGTTCACAGtcgtacagggtgtcccagaactaGTGATATAAAATTACCAAAAGGGaataattctacatgaaaaataagatgaaaatctaGAATGAACATTTTTGATATCgtgctttgttttcgagaaaattgactttgaacttAACAGAGTACCGAAGTACAGTTTTAAGCAAACGTTTAGGGCTTAGGTAAACGGAGAAAGGGGAATGCTTCTAGCTTACCGTAGACATAGTCAATGGAATGGTCGAACCGTGAGTAGATATTCCCCTCACCTCATATACCCTTCAAACACCCAAACTTAATTTCTCGAAAACGGAGCACTATATTAAAgaagtttattctatatttccaACTTATTTTCTCATGTAGAATCGTTACCTTTTTTGTTTAGTCTTATTTTTACGTCTAGCCTTGTATTATCACATACAATACTATATGTCCACCTAGCACTTCTCTCTCAGTGCCAGCTGATTCGTCAAATAAAGTGAAATAAACGTTATATTACAAATTGCCTATCCTTAAGGAGAACTCGATCCCTATGCTACATCGTAACACCGGGTACCGTTCGGGAAAGGATCGAAGTCCGCTCCAATTTAACATGCAACAAACTCTAGGGACCCGTTATAATCGCCACTCTCGAGGGAGAACTCGTTTTCATCTTGAAAAGAAAGGAGGAGACGAGGGAAGGGAAAGAGAAAAATCGACAACCGATACGTTCCCTTTTACGCGATTTTCCGGCTATCTCGTGCGACCTTTGCGGACGGCTGGACTCTCTGCGAACAATTCTGACCTCGTTATTGAGTGACCATACGGAGAAATCACGCGACTGTTACACAGAGAGAGAAAATGATTCTAGAATATGACGCAATACCTTTTTTATACCTAATTTTTTCGAAATTGTCGTGTACCATTTTGAAATTCTGTATGTTGAGCActtttaatgaaaaaaaaaaaataaatgaaactgagACGGATTTTTCAATTTTGTGGACTAATGTGTAATTCGGATTTTAGCAGGAATTTTGAAGACAAGATGGTAACGAATAACGAACGTGAAATACTGTGTATGTGAGCTCGCTTTCAAATAATGGTGAACTTGAATTTTGGCGGGAAAATTTGTATAAGTCTCTATAAATCTATTGAACacatttgaataaaaattgagGCATACGTTAGGTACTTTTCTTATAATGTAAAAGCTGTGGATTATATCAAAGTGTGGATCCCATGATTGGAGTATGTAATTTGGTGAACAATTGCTAAGTTTCCAGTTTTCGTGCAATAATATTATACAGTAATATTGAAGCCACTGTACTCCAAATTTGTATTAAATTGAATAAAACTGAACGTGCACGTACATTCGACACATAATACGAATGTATTATAATAATACGATCTTTAATACTTTTGGACAGTTCAATACACACAAAAATCGTGAACTTTTGATGGAAAATAATACTCAAAGtacattttatataaaaatatattttatactactttatataataaaaataaatcgaaccaCACGTATGTCAGTGTTACTTAAGCAGTGATaacaacaaaaatattttaaactggATATTCCTTTCCCATTAAAAAATTTCTTAGACTTAATTAAAAGAATGTATAATTTTTGGAGAGTTTGAAAACAACTTTTAAAGTCAGTGATTCATCATTAGCTCATAACTACGTATGTAATTAAACATTGGTTATACCTATTCTAGagtaatttaaaatattcaacaaaaaaaatactacgaaGAAAACATTGCAATTTTCTGAAGAAAATCATGTAGAAAATAAGGAAGAATTCTTGGGACATGAGACATGATGCGGAAAATTTATACGTTCAAACTGCATGTGCGTTGTATGAATTCTTAACATCTAATACAAGTTTCTTTCTGaacaatttttacattttcGACCAACGACAGCAACTCACTGTTTATAGAAACCCAACGAGGTTTTTCTCAACATAACTTATGGTAAAAAGATGGTATTGTTTTTTTACAGCATTCTTCACAGGTTAAAGACAATTACTTCGCGAAAAACGCGTATACCCATATATGTATACACAAAACAGCATGTGCGTTCCCAGCAATATATACAATCTCAATatttaaatgtaaaatattttacattttagttCAAATAAAATTATGATTTCAATAATACTAAAATATACTTTTGCTTTGCCCTTTTCACATAAATGTGATAATTTACATTAAATaaagaatttatttaaatagaCTATAGATATCATTCTGTGTTACTGTTTTTACTTACAATAGTGTGACGTGATATTAGTGATTTCTGAGTTTTTGTTTACTTATGCTgtttttttatttgaaaattgagcagTAATATCGAGCCAAATATAGCCAGACATGTCTAAAAGCCCTAAGCAATTATATTATACGAAGAAAGACATAACAAAATATTGAGGCATACAATACTTTTAAAAACTGTAAATACTTTGTAGAAGTTATAAAATCCTTGTTATGTTATTGAAAACTTAATATTTCTCGTAATAAAAACGATTTCATTTTAAATGTATCTTCAATTCCCTCCTTGTTCAGACTCCAAATAAATGACACAATTCTAAGAGACCATAATTTGATCAGTTACTGCATTCTTCATAAATCTAAAGATCAAGAGCCCATATCCAACTACCGAAAACTGTCGTGCCGAAAGACAGCCTCAAAGGAGcaagaatttttaaattatggtTGTTTTTTTTTCAAACCATAACAGATCACTGAATCCCTCATACGAAATGTCCCACGTGACCTGTCGACCTTTGCGCGCGTAAACTTTCTGTTCGCCGACCGCTTGAGGACGATAAACAAACTCGAAACCAGATCCCTAATATATTCCGTATCCATGGCTATTCCCTGTCCTTTCccatccattgtacaaaatcgtTTCAATTTCGTTCGGATACGCGGTAGAGCCCACATTTAACACGCCGATTCGATCTAGGTTCGAATGCAGGAACAAGATTCGCGATCGATTCGTGAAACGGTGACAAATTCCGAGTACGCACCTTTCCTCCGTATGTACGAAGCTTATCCAAAAAGCGAGGGCTCCGTTTGTGATCCGTGAGTACACTTACTGAAAAACACTGTCCAAGCACACAAAATCCACCAAAATGTTACACTCGTTTTTGAAGACTCGGCAAACACACGCGTACCACAATATAACGACAGAGAGACGCACGCGTTTCTACTTCGCTTGGAACGGCAGCGTGTCGCGCGGAACCGACGTCTGCGCCAATGCGTTTGCGGCTTCGAACTCCAAAGCGGTTCTTCGTCTTGGTTTCCATCTCCCCTTCGCCTTTTTCTTTGCGATCGCCCCTCTCCCATTTACATTTATCGAGTCAATGGCTTCTGTTATTGAAAAAGCCGCTGTCGCCACCTATGCACTAGTAGCTGTACTATTATTTAGAATTCTTTCAGTCGATAAGGAAGTTTTTTTTACCTCATTTTTAATACAGGGGACCTCGACGTTCGAACATCGCTCAATAAATACCATAAAATTTGTTTTAATCTAGCATTTTATATACTATATACAAGTATTGTTAGGAGACCCTATTTGTAGTGTACTTTTCTTATCCTACTAAATATGTTTTTAAGTAAATATGAAGAGCGGCAGGAGGCCGTGGTATAAACATTTAATTATTCACGAGAGGGACCCGAGCGAGAACGCCATTTAATATAGAGGATATTActtattttaaattatatttaagtGCCATTACGAAACCTTAGGACGTTCTTTCAAGTTTATAAAAAGTTctgttaaataaaattttaattatacGTAGAGTTACTTACAGAAGTATCCAGTTAGTTACCCGTACCACTTTGAACCTTTGCGTCGTTTGACATGGTTGAGTAAGGGTTATTCCGTGACAACTCGATCACTCTTATATCTCGAGATCAGGGATTTTGATCATATCAGAATATATTGTGATCCATGTGcaattggggggggggggggggggggggggggggggatgtcatcattttgataatttcaaaattatttaagCCCCCAAAGTTTACAGTTTTTACCAATTTTCACAACTGTCTACATGTTTGAGTTTATATCTCCGAAACTACTAAAGATACAAAATTCAACTTTTTTTCTATTAATCTATAAGGATATGCATatctaaataaattttgttCATATTTCGGAATAGATACGACACATTTTGGAGTACCATCTCGGATTTTGTTCAAATTTgactatgttgtagtctttagtaGTACTTAAATGTGTGtcgaaggatttttcaaaattttgaaaattattggTTTACAGCTACTCAAAGTGTAATGGTAAGATTTTTTCGAAAAAATCATAACTCTTGAACCACTAAACATACGTGAATATACTTCTGAATAACTATAGCGAACACATAAAAGTACTAAAAAGAAATTGTTTCAGCTCAGAAAAAGTTTTTTCAAGCACTTTTTTTGTAattgttttaaacaaatgcgattTTTTAGTACCGGGCACgaacttaaaaatttgaaaaaagttgAGAATATAGTCTTATTTGTTTTctttaaattgaaaattgacCAAATGAAAACTGATTGAAAGTAACGTTGCGTCGCGTCGAAGCGTACCATGTGCAGCCTAGTCGTACGGCACTAATAGTTAGGCGGCTATACCTGTAATTAATATAGGGGGTatacaataattaattatttactaattttaacaattttttaattttgtctgTAGAGTAAACTATAGAATGTGAGAATAGGATTATATTCtcgattttttcaaatttctaagttCGTGCCCGGTACTAAAAaatcgcatttgtttaaaacaatTCGAAAAACTGCTTGAAAAACTTTTTCTAAActgaaacaatatatttttagtACGTTTATGTGTTCACTATAACTACTCAGAAGCATATTCACGAATGTTTAGTGGTTCAATAGTTATGATTTTTTCGAAAAAATCTTACCACTACACTTTGAGTAGTTGTAAAAccaacaattttcaaaattttgaaaaatccttcgaCACACATTGAAGTACCACtacagactacaacatatttaaatttgaaCAAAATCCGAGATGGTACTCCAAAAAGTGTCCGATTTCCATGAAATGACCCCAAAACAAAAGTAAACGATTAATAAAGTAATACACAATCATTAGCCGGCGAATTAAATCATTGACTGACTTACTTCGCACATCAGAGCTGTGCAAGCTTCTGGAATTAGTGTTAATAAGGTAAAGGCAGAGTCTAATACCGCAGATACTCTATAATATAGACGGACGCCGCTCAGGCCAGTTTGCCGTTTAAAGTCACGATAAGAATTTCTACGCAACAAAGGAAACTGCATTGCAGACGATCACAAaagtaaaaaatattctttttaaaataaaaataaaaatatatatatatataaatttttcCACATTTTAATTAACACAAATTCAAGTTTTAACGATTTCTCGTAAAAGTTCGTTTGAATTAATTACTAGCTGTCATGGCGTCAATTTCACATTGGCGCCAATTTTTGTCACTTTAATTCTAGTCCAAGGGTTGTAacagaaaagaaagagaaattCAAGACATCTGTATACAACCAAATagatattttagaaaataatacTTCGATGCAAAGATATTAAATAATATCAGATAGAGAATAGAGAAGAAACCAGAAAACCGATAAAATTTTACTTGAAATATTAAAGAAATCTCTAATCAAAAGTCTATTAACGTTACATGAAAGTAGTAATAGGAGATAAATGAGAACAATGTCAATGAATAAAATAAGAGTAGCAACAACAACATATCGACAGACAAATAATATTGACGAAGTTTTCGAAACATCTAAACTTCCCAAATGCCACTGAACAAATGGCACAGAATGACGACTGATAAGTGGTGGGAGGAGAGATATAGTAACAGTTAGCGACATAGCGACAGTAGAAATGTATAATTCCAGTCGAAAAAATACGATAAGTATGTTAGCTTTTCATCTGGTACTTACAATTTCAATGTTATCCTGAACCAGGTTAGCTAGAAACGAATGCTATAAAATCACCTTTCAACATTAATCAACTTGTTTATCTACGAATAAAgactacaatatttttatagcattgccTATATTTCAACTGTTTCTCCTTTTAAAAATTGGGTCTTCAATGTATCGTGCAAATCAGAGATACATCTCAAGTCTTTGCACAAATTCATTGGCATATGAATAGAATTTATCATCCCATTTGCTTTTGTTGTCCATTTTATTAGAGTTTGCGTACTTTTGCAAAACTTCATTGGGTGCGAAATTCAGGTTGGGTGTGAAATTCTAGGTATTCCTATCTTCATGGAATTAAAAAATAGGTTAGATGACGTATCTATGTTGTACATTGTTAATGTTACTGTTCATGGGGCAAACATAACCTCGTTATTGAAAAATACTTGTTAGAGATTTAATGTAAATGTAAATACACAATGACTGATATAGAAATACTTAGTACTGTTTTATCTGCGATTGATAGTAATACTAAGAAGCCGGAAGAATTTTTGAGGTAAGCAGTTgtcttttaatattttcttgtaCTAATCTGTACTAATATGAAGTAATGAGCATAATCAAGTGTTTCtagttttataatatttttccttGTAAGTGTTTTAAGGTAATTAGAttatataatttcaattttatttaacgTTCATAATTTGTTAATGTTTTAGCGTGCAAAACCAAGCTGCTCTAGATTTTAAAAATTCGATTAAACGTTTATACGATTTTACAAAAGAACAGTCACAGAGAAATACAAACGCTTTGCCTGAGCTTGTAACTGAAGGTTTCGATGAAGAACAAATATGGCAACAACTTGAGTTGCAAAATGAAGGTGAACTCGAGCATTTTTTGAATGGCATTCCAAAGGTTTTAGCTGTAAGTAAGAAGTTGACAATACCAGTTACCACAACAAAACCTGAAATCACACAAAACGATGAAAGAAATTTAGAGGAAGAAGATGAAGATATGTCTGAAgagcaagaagaagaagaagaagaatccATGGGAGGTGAAGGGGAAATAGGTATTTTGAAGAAACAGAAGAGACAAACAAAAACACATAAGAAATCCATAGTGGATGACAAGTTTTTCAAGTTAGAAGAATTAGATGAGTACTTAACAAAAGAAGAGAAGAAGGAAAAGCAAAATGAAAAAAGTGGACAAGAATCTGACAGTGAATCTGTAGATTTATTTAATGACTTTTCTGACGATGATGATAACACTGAAGAAAAATTGGTAAAATATGCAGACTTTTTTGATAATCCACAGAGTGAAGATGAAGAAGTTAATGATGCTATGCGTTATAAGGATATTGAGAATAAAGGAACAGATGATGACGGATCATTGCATAGTAGTGATATGGATGATGTAATGGACACAGACAATGAAGAAGATAAAAAGTCTTCCAAGAAAAAAGTTACATTCAATCTCACTAATGATTCTGATGAAACAGATAGTTTAGAAAATAAGAGTACTAACGCAGAAACTGCAGAAGTTAAGTCTTCTCTTGAAACACGTCAAGAACGATTACAAAGACGGATTCAAGAATTAGAAAAAGAAGCACTTTCAGAAAAACCATGGCAACTTAAGGGTGAAGTAAGCGCAGCAAATAGACCACAAAATTCTTTATTAGAAGAGTTTGTTGAATTTGATATTACAACAAGGCCTGCTCCTGTCATTACTGAACAAACAACATTAAAATTGGAAGACATAATTAAACAAAGGATAAAGGACAAAGCATGGGATGATGTTGAAAGGAAGTTTAAACCTGTAGAAACTCCATttgaatataaaaaaaagttgATTTTAAATCAAGAGAAGAGTAAAGAAAGCTTGTCTCAAATTTATGAGAATGAATATCTTAAACAGAAAGAAGCATTAAATCCTGACaatgaaaaagaagaagaagaaccaAAATTACACATAGAAATTAGGGAAATGATGCATTCATTATTCTCTAAACTAGATGCCTTGTCCAACTTCCACTACACACCAAAATTGGTAAGATAATCATAAAAAGATTTTGTTCTTATTATAGTTTGTGTTACATTTTTGATCATTTTCATGTATCTATTTTAGGCTAAACCAGAAATTAAAATTATCAGTAATATTCCTGCAATTAATATGGAGGAAGTAGCTCCAGTGGGAACTAGTGATGCTGCCATGTTAGCTCCAGAAGAAATTAAAGGTATTCACACTGGAAAGAGTAGCATTagaaaacaaaaaaattaaaacaCTTTCGATTTTGTAGCATTAAATTAtgttatgtatttattttgcagcaaAACCGCGAGGTGATCTGATTGGTAAAGCAGAAAGAACCAAGGCAGATATGAAACGAGAACGACGACACAAGAAGATGAAGCAGCGTGCGCGACAGAAGGTTATGGAACAGAAAGAGAAATTGAACGCAATGAAACCAGGCGTTGAGAAGAAATATAGAAATGCTAAAGCCGCGGAATTGGTGAAGAAGTTAACCAAGAatcgaaatataataaaaatggatGAAACGAGTCAGAAAGTACCAAAATCGTCTACTGCATTCTTTAACCAATTGCAAGATCAAGTGAAAACTCATATAAAGTCAAAGACTGATGTGAATactaaaaagaaacaaaaagctGCCTTGTCTGCAGTgaaattaaaattgtaatatttgtacaaaattatttaaatataaacgAATTTGTTATACAGTTCTATGTTCAACTTTGTACAATTTAATTTCAATGGTATCtttgtttaaataaaaattcttaataTACATGAAGTACTAATAAAagtagaaagataaaatacatggGGTTTAATAAGTATTCCAATTCTGCAACGCAAATGTGGATTTTATATTACCAATTGTTCCACAGTTCATacaacttgtatatttatttaatataagcGCATGGGTGACAAGTCTATAAAGagtttcatttcttttttaaataattgcatTGCATTGCAAATTTCAGGTAACTACCTTCTTGCACGAAAAATTAGGTTTCGAGCGAATATTGCTTTCACATAAAAAAAATATCAAGAAAAATAATCGCGAACAATAGAGGACAAAAGATTTTAACATGGTTAACTGATatgttttaaaatttaattgatTTGCATAAGTATATTGATGTCTTTAACGACTTCAATGCATATTTTAATTATTGTCAGAGCAATATGATACTGAAACTACTCTCGACACAGAATAATTAAAAAGAACTATATGCGTAATTTATTACTTTATGTATTCATGAAAACTGTTCCCAATTCATTATGAtatgctgcgatttttttttaaatcttgtTTATAAGAATTTGCTAAACATGTACAAATGCACTAAATCACAC
The sequence above is a segment of the Calliopsis andreniformis isolate RMS-2024a chromosome 3, iyCalAndr_principal, whole genome shotgun sequence genome. Coding sequences within it:
- the LOC143188857 gene encoding U3 small nucleolar ribonucleoprotein MPP10; the encoded protein is MTDIEILSTVLSAIDSNTKKPEEFLSVQNQAALDFKNSIKRLYDFTKEQSQRNTNALPELVTEGFDEEQIWQQLELQNEGELEHFLNGIPKVLAVSKKLTIPVTTTKPEITQNDERNLEEEDEDMSEEQEEEEEESMGGEGEIGILKKQKRQTKTHKKSIVDDKFFKLEELDEYLTKEEKKEKQNEKSGQESDSESVDLFNDFSDDDDNTEEKLVKYADFFDNPQSEDEEVNDAMRYKDIENKGTDDDGSLHSSDMDDVMDTDNEEDKKSSKKKVTFNLTNDSDETDSLENKSTNAETAEVKSSLETRQERLQRRIQELEKEALSEKPWQLKGEVSAANRPQNSLLEEFVEFDITTRPAPVITEQTTLKLEDIIKQRIKDKAWDDVERKFKPVETPFEYKKKLILNQEKSKESLSQIYENEYLKQKEALNPDNEKEEEEPKLHIEIREMMHSLFSKLDALSNFHYTPKLAKPEIKIISNIPAINMEEVAPVGTSDAAMLAPEEIKAKPRGDLIGKAERTKADMKRERRHKKMKQRARQKVMEQKEKLNAMKPGVEKKYRNAKAAELVKKLTKNRNIIKMDETSQKVPKSSTAFFNQLQDQVKTHIKSKTDVNTKKKQKAALSAVKLKL